GCGCGGCGGCGGTCATCTCCTCCAGCTGGCGGCGGATCAGGTCGCGGACGCTGACGACGCCGACCAGGGTCGCGCCTTCCAGGACCGGGACATGGCGGATGCCATGCTCATCCATCAGGCTCAGCACATGGCGCACCGGGTCCGACGGGCTGCAGCAATAGGGGTCGCGCGTCATCAGCGCCGACACCGGCTGTTCGAGGATGGCCGCCCCGCGGTCGACCAGCGCACGCACCACGTCGCGTTCGGAAACGACGCCGACCACCGTGTTGCCTTCGGTACGGCAGACGTCCTTGACGACCAGCGCCCCGGTGTTCTCCGCCTTCATCAGGCGCAGCGCGGTGGCGACGGTTTCATTGACGCGCACCATGCCGATGCGCGTGCCCTTCTTCCGGAGAATGTCTTCGACCTTCATGACGCTCCTCCCCCCAATTCGATGCGGCGTCACGGCGGCCGGCAGCGTCCTTCGCAATGCCGGCCGCCTGTCGCCTAGTGCGCGGCTGCCACTTCCGGCGCCCGCTGCGGCGCGGATTGCGGCCGGCTGTAGCAGCCGGCGGTTTCGCCGCGCTGCTTGACCAGGGCCAGCACCACGTCGATGGTCGGCGTCGGCGCCCCCACCATGCGGCCCATCTCCTGGACGACCGACAGCAGCGGGTCGATCTCCATCGGCCGGCCGCGCTCCAGATCCTGCAGCATGGAGGTCTTGTGCGCGCCCACCGCGGCGGCGCCGTTGATGCGGCGTTCCACGTCGACGCGGAAATGCACGCCCAGCCGGTCGCCGATCTCCTTGGCCTCCAGCATCATCGCCTTGGCGACGGCACGGGTCTCGGCATCGCCGCAGATGACCTCAAGCGTGCCGTGGGTCAGCGCGCTGATCGGGTTGAAGCACAGGTTGCCCCACAGCTTCAGCCAGATCTCGTCGCGGATGCGGTCCAGCACCGGCGCACGCAGGCCGCCGGCCTCCATCGCCTTGGACAGCGCGACGACACGCTCCGACGTCGAGCCGTCGGGCTCGCCCAGCGAGAATTTGTCGCCATAGACATGCTGGATGACGCCGGGCTCGACCACCTCGGTCGCGGGATAGACGACGCAGCCGATGGCGCGCCGGGGACCGAGCCCGTTCCACTGCACCGCGCCCGGATCGACGGTCTCCAGCGTGCGCCCGTCGAAGGCGCCGCCGGTGCCATGGAAATACCAATAGGGAATGCCGTTCACGGCGGTGACGACGGCGGTGTCGTCCCCCAGCAGCGGCTGCATCGCGGGGACGACGCCGGGGACGGAGTGGGCCTTCAGGGCGACGATCACGTAATCCTGCGGGCCGAGTTCGGCCGGGTTGTCGGTACAGCGGGGGTGGACGACGGTCTTCTCATCCCCCATCAGCAAGGTGACACCGTTTTCGCGCATCGCCGCCAGATGCGCGCCGCGTGCCAACAGGCTCACCTCGGCCCCCGCCTGGTGCAGGCGAACGCCGAGATACCCGCCGATGGCCCCGGATCCGTAGATGCAGATCTTCATGCCGGATTCCCCTCTCCCCCGATTTCGCTTTTCGGATGCCCTGGGGCTGGACGGTGCCAGCCTGTCCAAACCGGCCGCATCCATCGGCGGCCCGGTCGCTTTGCAGCGGCATCCAACAGTCTGTCGCGCAAACTGTGCGTGGAGTTTGGTATACCACATACCGTATGTCAATGCGGAATGTGGGGAGACCGCTGAGAATGCGCGCCGTCCGGGTGCCCGTCCGGATCATGCGCCCTTCGCAAGGAAGCACAGGGTCAGCCCTTTCGCTTCGGCCCTTTCGCTTCGGCCCTTTCGCTTCGGCCCTTTCGATCCGGCTCTTTCGATGCGTGTTGACGGACCGGTTCGTATTCTGTATACAGAATATCAGCCTTTGAAGCGGGCTCTGCGGAGACGGCGCCTCCGATGCGGTTCCGGTGGTTTCGCTCCCAAAACGCAACAAACCGACAGCGGGGCCTTGCAGCGGTCCCGATGCCGGTTTGTTTCGTCGTCAGGCGATCGGACGATCGCCACTTTCAGTGCGGCCTTCCGCAAGGCCGCAAGGTCATGGCCGCAAGGTCATGGAGCGTCCCGGTTCGCCCCCCGGTTCACCGGGACACTCCGGTCCTGTCAGTCGGCGCCCTCGGTCACCAGCTTGCCGACCGGCTGCTGCCTGTCCTCGGCGATCTGCCGGGCCCGCATCGGCTTCAGGACGAAGATGGCCATGAAGGCGGCGATGGCGTTGACCGCGGCGGCGAAGAAGAACACCGTCTGCCAGCTGCCGGTCGACGCCACGATCACGTTGGCGAAGGGAACCACCAGCGAGGCTGTGCCCTTGGCGGTGTAGAGCAGGCCGGCGTTGGTCGTCGCGAACTTGGACCCGAAGCTGTCGGCGCAGCAGGACGGGAACAGGCTGTAGATCTCGCCCCAGGCGAAGAACACCAGACCGGTCAGGATGACGAAGGCGACCGGATGATGGCCCCACTGGTTCAGCGCCAGGATGCCGACGGCTTCGATGGCGAAGGCGATGAACATGGTGTTCTCGCGGCCGATATGATCGGACACCCAGCCGAAGAAGGGACGGGTCACGCCGTTCAGCACGCGGTCGATGGTGAGCGCGAAGGTCAGCGCCGGCAGGGTCAGGCCCATGATGCTGACCGGCATGCCGTCGAGGTGGAAGTCCTTGGCGATCGGGCCGAGCTGGGCGGTGGCCATCAGACCGCCGGCGGCGACCATGACGAACATCAGGTACATCACCCAGAAGACCGGCGACTTCAGCGTCTCCTGCGGGGTGTAGCTGCGGCGGCTCTGCGCGATGTTGGACTTGGTCTTCGGCAGCAGGTCGGGATGCGGCTCCCTCAGGAACCAGGCCAGCGCGAAGACGACCAGGCCCTGGCCCAGGCCGAAGACCAGGAAGGTCTGCTCGAAGCCGGAGGTCTGGATCATGTTGGCGATCGGCACGACGGTCAGCGCAGAGCCGGCGCCGAAGCCGGCAGCGGTCAGGCCGGCGGCGAGGCCGCGGCGGTCGGGGAACCATTTCAGCGCGTTGCCGACGCAGGTGCCGTAGACGCCGCCGGCGCCGATGCCGCCGACTGCGGCACCGAGATAGAGCAGCGCCAGGGAGTCGGCGAACGAGTTGATGACCCAGGCCAGGGCGCACAGGATGCCGCCGATCAGGACGACGATGCGGGGACCGAACTTGTCGACGAACCAGCCTTCGACCGGCACCAGCCAGGTTTCGGTCACGACGAAGATGGTGAAGGCGACCTGAATGGCGGCGCGACCCCAGTGATACTTCTCTTCGATGGGGTTGACGAACAGTGTCCAGCCGTACTGCAGGTTGGCGATCATCGACATGCAGATGACGCCGATGACCAACTGCATCCAGCGGCCGCCGAGCGGTGCGCTCGGCGTCCCCGAATTCATATGCTGCATCTTCTATCTCCTCCTAGGAAGCGGTTCTCTGCCGATTCGGGCGTCGCTTCTGTTTTGATGCTTGAGCGTTTTCTTTGATGCTTCGGTGATGTGATGCGGTTCTGTTGTGCTGTCGGTGGTCATGCGGCGGGGATGCGGCCCCGGGGCATTCCACGGATTTCGGGGGCGGGTTTTTCACCCCCCGCCAGACCGATGCGGTCCTGGGTTCGGTCTGGAATTATCAATATGGTATACCAGATGCCGAACGCCTGACAAGCGATTAGTGGACAAGACGAACTGTTTCCGCAGGCTGCATTCGGGCGGCGGAATGGGCCAATTCCGTGCTTTGAATTTCCGGCACGCGGAAAGCGCCGATGGGCCGCTTCTGGCCGGGCGCGTCATTGGCATATGGTATGCCAGCGCAGGAGACAGGGGGAGGCAGGCGGGGCTACGGCCCTCCGATGCCCAGGCCCTTCCCGGCAGAACCCATATTGATAAGGAGTCGACCGCCATGGACCAGCAGCAGACCATCGAGATCGCCGTGGCGCGTGACGATGCCGATATCGCCGCCAGTTACCCGGTCATGAAGGAGCTGCGGACCCACATGACCGATGCGGACGCCTACCGCGCGCAGATCAGGCGGCAGATGGACGACGGCTACAACCTCGCCCTGCTGCGGCTGGACGGCGAGATCGCCGGCTGCGGCGGCTTCCGCGTGCACGAGACGCTGTCGCGCGGCCGCTACATGTATGTCGAGGATCTGGTGACCAGCGCCGCCAAGCGCTCCTACGGGCTGGGCGACAAGCTGTTCGACTGGCTGGCCAGCGAGGCGCGCGAGCGTGGCTGCGCCCAGATGGAGATCATCTCCGGCATCCAGCGCGGCGAAGCCCACCGCTTCTATCACCGCAAGCGGATGACCATCAAAAGCTTCCAGCTGGTGCTGCCGCTCGCCTGACCGGCGACGCCCGCTCCGACGACTGGCGCACAAACGAAAAAGACGGCCTCCAGGGGCCGTCTCTTCGTGATGCGGTCGACCGTGAGGCCGGACCGGCGCGATCAGAAGGCGCGCGGGAAGCTGGCCCAGGCGGGGCCGGGCGGCAGCTCATCCTCCTGGTCCTTCAGGTCGGTTTCCGACGGGTTGGCGAGGCGCAGCGGCGCGGAGGAGAAATCGCGCTGCGCCGCCTTGCCGGCATTGGCGACCTGCATCGACAGGATGTGGTGGACGGTGCCGCCGAAGACGGACAGCACGAGTGCCAGGATCAGCATTTCCAACATGGTCGTCGCTCCGGTGACTCGGGGGTGTGGGGTGCTTTATTGGTTGGTCGGTTTCAGCCCGACGGACCTGTTATGACGCGGCGCAGCATGCAGATCAAGGTTCTTGGTATACAAGGTACAAGATGCCCGATATGCGCCTGCCGCATGCCGGGCATGAAAATATATGCGTAACGAACATACCGCTACTCCAATCATTTCCTCCACCCTGGATTGCCTGGGAGGTGGAGCGTCAGTCCCTGCGGAAAGCAACAGCGCCCGGCCCGATGCGGTCCATGACGATCTGAACCAGGGAACAGGGCCGCAGAAATTGTTTGATTGGCGTACTGTATTTGGTATACCATATTTATAGCGTGGCTCCCGCCGGGCGCTCCGCCATCCCAGCCATCCAGCTGCCAGCCGATCAGGAGACACGCCATGAAGGTCGAACATATCCTGCGCACCAAGGACTCCCGCGTCGTCGCGGTGCGGACGAGCGCGACGGTGGCGGACGCCATCCGGTTGATGAAGGCGGAAAACATCAGCGCCCTGATCGTCAAGGACGTCTGCCGCACCGAAGGCAACACGCTGGCCGGCGTGCTGTCCGAGCGCGACATCGTCCATGCCCTGCTGGAGCGCGGCGCCCCGCTGCTGTCGATGCCGGTGTCGCAGCTGATGACCCGCCAGCCGGTGACCTGCGCCCCGTCCGACAGCCTGCAGCACGCCCTGCACCTGATGGACCAGCACCATATCCGCCATCTGCCGGTGCTGGAGGACGGCCATCTGGTCGGCGTCGTCAGCGCCCGCGACTTCACCCGCCTGCAATTGCGGGAACTGGAGGGAGCGGTCGCCGCCACCGCAGAGCCGCCGGCCGCCTACGCCCACTGAACGACGCCCCGAAGCAACCGCCCCGAAGCAACGCCGCCATGGCCCGGGCTCCCGCCCGCGGCCCGGCGGTGCCTTTCCATGGGAAATGCGAACCGTGACCACCCTGATCTTCACCCATCACGATTGCTTCGCCCACGACACCGGCCCCGGCCATCCGGAAGCGCCGGAACGGCTGGCCGTGGTGTGGGAGGTGCTCGACCGGCCGGAGTTCCGCGACCTGGAGCGCCGCTCCGCCCCCGAGGCCGACGTCGAGCAGCTGTCCCGCGTCCATGACCGCCAATATGTCGAGGCGGTGCTGGCGGCGGTGCCGGACGAGGGCTATCGCCGGCTGGATCCCGACACGCTGCTGTCGCCGGGTTCGCGCGGCGCGATCCTGCGCGCCGCCGGCTCGGTCTGCGCCGCGGTCGATGCCGTGCTGGCCGGCGAGGCGACCAACGCCTTCTGCGCCGTGCGCCCCTGCGGCCACCATGCCGAGCCGGCCCGCGCCATGGGATTCTGCGTCTTCAACAACATCGCCGTCGGGGCGGAGCATGCCCGCAGGATCCACGGGCTGACGCGGGTGGCGGTGGTCGATTTCGACGTCCATCACGGCAACGGCACCCAGGCGATGTTCGCCGACGATCCCAACCTGTTCTTCGCCTCGACCCACCAGTCGCCGCTCTATCCCGGCACCGGCAATTCGTGGGAGCGCGGGGTGGACAACAACATCCTGAACCTGCCGTTGGAGCCCTACAGCGGCACCATCGAGTTCCGCCAGGCGATGGAGCGCGCGATCCTTCCGGCGCTGGAGGCCTTCCAGCCGGAGCTGCTGCTGATCTCGGCCGGCTTCGACGCCCACAAGCGCGATCCGCTGGCCCAACTCGGCCTGACCACCGAGGATTTCGAGTGGGTGACCCGCAAGCTGGTCGATCTCGCCGACCGACTCTGCGGCGGCAGGGTGGTCTCGGCGCTCGAAGGCGGCTATGACGCGACCGGTCTGGCCGAGGGCTGCGCCGCCCATCTGCGGGCGCTGACGGCGGCCTGATCCTCTCCTGCCCTCGATCCGCCGGCCCTTGATCCGCCGGCCTTCGAACCGCCCCCCTCAATCCGCAGCCAGCCCAACCCCCAACTCCCGCATCCACTCCAGCAGCAGGGCGACCGCGCCGTCCGGCTCCGGCCGCTGCAAGGCGGCGGCGCCCAGCACGACGACACCGTTGCCGCCGTCGATGGTCAGCAGGTCGCCGGTGCGGACCGTGACCGTGCCGGCGGTCATCAGCCCCTGCTCCGGATCGATGCGCAGGGCGCGGGCGCCGCAGACGCAAGGCAGGCCCATGCCGCGCGCCACCGTGGCGGCATGGCTGGTGAAACCGCCGCGCGCGGTGACGATGCCGACCGCCACCTGCATGCCGTGGATGTCCTCCGGCGAGGTTTCCGGCCGGCACAGCACCACCGGCACGCCGCCGCGGGACAGCCGTATGGCATCCTCCGACGTGAAGGCGGCCCGGCCGGTCACTGCACCCGGCGAGGCCGGCAGGCCGCGGGCAAGAATGTTGGCGGGATCGCCGGCCAGCGCGTCCGGCGCCAGCATCGGGCGCAGCAGCCCGTCCAGCGCCTGCGGATCGACGCGGCGCACCGCCTCGGCCCGCGTGACGATCCCCTCCTCCGCCATGTCGACGGCGATCCGGACGGAGGCCTCGGGCGTGCGCTTGCCGCTGCGCGATTGCAGGATGAACAGGCGGCCGGACTCCACGGTGAACTCGATGTCCTGCATGTCGGCGAAGGCGCACTCCAGCCGCTGCGACACCGCCGACAGCTCGGCGAAGGCACCGGGCAGGCGGCGCTCCATCGACTGTTCGGGCCGGTCCTGTCCGGCGGCCAGCGGGTCGGGGTCGCGGGTGCCCGACACCACGTCCTCGCCCTGGGCGTCGGCCAGGAACTCGCCGCACAGGCCGGGCGCGCCGGTGGAGGGATCGCGGGTGAACAGCACGCCGGTGCCGGAGTCCGGCCCGCGGTTGCCGAACACCATCGCCTGCACCGTCACCGCCGTCCCCAGATCCTCGGGGATGCCGTGCAGGCCGCGGAACGCCACCGCCCGCGGGTTCATCCAG
The genomic region above belongs to Azospirillum thiophilum and contains:
- a CDS encoding 2-dehydropantoate 2-reductase; translated protein: MKICIYGSGAIGGYLGVRLHQAGAEVSLLARGAHLAAMRENGVTLLMGDEKTVVHPRCTDNPAELGPQDYVIVALKAHSVPGVVPAMQPLLGDDTAVVTAVNGIPYWYFHGTGGAFDGRTLETVDPGAVQWNGLGPRRAIGCVVYPATEVVEPGVIQHVYGDKFSLGEPDGSTSERVVALSKAMEAGGLRAPVLDRIRDEIWLKLWGNLCFNPISALTHGTLEVICGDAETRAVAKAMMLEAKEIGDRLGVHFRVDVERRINGAAAVGAHKTSMLQDLERGRPMEIDPLLSVVQEMGRMVGAPTPTIDVVLALVKQRGETAGCYSRPQSAPQRAPEVAAAH
- a CDS encoding pyruvate, phosphate dikinase gives rise to the protein MTPHIIPPCRTSVPAIEIPPGVIVAFGPGLVHGSVDVERLGNKGARLVEMAGLGIPVPPGFVIAAEAGRGLDAESQPPDRLPDQLPAWLADRIDGAVADLERRAGAGFGVADRPLLLSVRSGAAVSMPGMMDSILNLGLNDRTVIGLAARSGDARFAHDCYRRLVQSFGSVVMGVPGHRFETLLDDLKEERGYRRDAEMTAEDWQALLPRYLHLIETRCGRPFPQDPAEQLRAAVAAVFRSWMNPRAVAFRGLHGIPEDLGTAVTVQAMVFGNRGPDSGTGVLFTRDPSTGAPGLCGEFLADAQGEDVVSGTRDPDPLAAGQDRPEQSMERRLPGAFAELSAVSQRLECAFADMQDIEFTVESGRLFILQSRSGKRTPEASVRIAVDMAEEGIVTRAEAVRRVDPQALDGLLRPMLAPDALAGDPANILARGLPASPGAVTGRAAFTSEDAIRLSRGGVPVVLCRPETSPEDIHGMQVAVGIVTARGGFTSHAATVARGMGLPCVCGARALRIDPEQGLMTAGTVTVRTGDLLTIDGGNGVVVLGAAALQRPEPDGAVALLLEWMRELGVGLAAD
- a CDS encoding CBS domain-containing protein; translated protein: MKVEDILRKKGTRIGMVRVNETVATALRLMKAENTGALVVKDVCRTEGNTVVGVVSERDVVRALVDRGAAILEQPVSALMTRDPYCCSPSDPVRHVLSLMDEHGIRHVPVLEGATLVGVVSVRDLIRRQLEEMTAAAPVPAAVAAADSAAADSWDYPVVANQ
- a CDS encoding CBS domain-containing protein, producing MKVEHILRTKDSRVVAVRTSATVADAIRLMKAENISALIVKDVCRTEGNTLAGVLSERDIVHALLERGAPLLSMPVSQLMTRQPVTCAPSDSLQHALHLMDQHHIRHLPVLEDGHLVGVVSARDFTRLQLRELEGAVAATAEPPAAYAH
- a CDS encoding GNAT family N-acetyltransferase encodes the protein MDQQQTIEIAVARDDADIAASYPVMKELRTHMTDADAYRAQIRRQMDDGYNLALLRLDGEIAGCGGFRVHETLSRGRYMYVEDLVTSAAKRSYGLGDKLFDWLASEARERGCAQMEIISGIQRGEAHRFYHRKRMTIKSFQLVLPLA
- a CDS encoding histone deacetylase family protein, which codes for MTTLIFTHHDCFAHDTGPGHPEAPERLAVVWEVLDRPEFRDLERRSAPEADVEQLSRVHDRQYVEAVLAAVPDEGYRRLDPDTLLSPGSRGAILRAAGSVCAAVDAVLAGEATNAFCAVRPCGHHAEPARAMGFCVFNNIAVGAEHARRIHGLTRVAVVDFDVHHGNGTQAMFADDPNLFFASTHQSPLYPGTGNSWERGVDNNILNLPLEPYSGTIEFRQAMERAILPALEAFQPELLLISAGFDAHKRDPLAQLGLTTEDFEWVTRKLVDLADRLCGGRVVSALEGGYDATGLAEGCAAHLRALTAA
- the oxlT gene encoding oxalate/formate MFS antiporter produces the protein MQHMNSGTPSAPLGGRWMQLVIGVICMSMIANLQYGWTLFVNPIEEKYHWGRAAIQVAFTIFVVTETWLVPVEGWFVDKFGPRIVVLIGGILCALAWVINSFADSLALLYLGAAVGGIGAGGVYGTCVGNALKWFPDRRGLAAGLTAAGFGAGSALTVVPIANMIQTSGFEQTFLVFGLGQGLVVFALAWFLREPHPDLLPKTKSNIAQSRRSYTPQETLKSPVFWVMYLMFVMVAAGGLMATAQLGPIAKDFHLDGMPVSIMGLTLPALTFALTIDRVLNGVTRPFFGWVSDHIGRENTMFIAFAIEAVGILALNQWGHHPVAFVILTGLVFFAWGEIYSLFPSCCADSFGSKFATTNAGLLYTAKGTASLVVPFANVIVASTGSWQTVFFFAAAVNAIAAFMAIFVLKPMRARQIAEDRQQPVGKLVTEGAD